A stretch of Amycolatopsis balhimycina FH 1894 DNA encodes these proteins:
- a CDS encoding replication-relaxation family protein — translation MITNPTRQRTLRGHKATRPTPRAANNADHQAVLAWRLTPRDRWIIRMLHEHRVLTAHQITALAFPSFRSGRMRLRELFQWGVVDRFQPFITVGTAPMHYVLAPAGAAVLAAEDGLDVKELGYRHDRAFGVAHSLRLAHTVGVAEWFTALVDRARHSDADEHSTLGAWWSEARCARHFGDLIKPDAYGRWASAGGEIEFFLEYDFGTEVLAKLAGKLVGYAALAEATGITTPLLVWLPTSRREATARRLLARAWRELDDPRSVPVATAGAELLNPEAAHPSPADEVWLPLDTTTGSAGSARRELHRLLDAWPHVAPPSTSSADGESALGPDSTLALMAPAPAPMPPAPISRGPSTGRR, via the coding sequence ATGATCACCAACCCCACCAGGCAGCGCACTCTTCGAGGCCACAAGGCGACCCGGCCCACCCCTCGCGCCGCGAACAACGCCGATCACCAGGCGGTGCTGGCGTGGCGGCTGACGCCGCGCGATCGGTGGATCATCCGGATGCTGCACGAGCACCGCGTACTCACCGCCCACCAGATCACCGCGCTCGCGTTCCCGTCGTTCCGCTCGGGCCGGATGCGGCTGCGGGAATTGTTCCAGTGGGGCGTGGTGGACCGGTTCCAGCCGTTCATCACCGTCGGCACCGCGCCGATGCACTACGTCCTCGCGCCCGCCGGGGCCGCGGTGCTGGCCGCCGAGGACGGCCTGGACGTCAAGGAACTCGGCTACCGCCACGATCGCGCCTTCGGGGTAGCCCATTCGCTGCGGCTCGCGCACACCGTCGGTGTCGCCGAGTGGTTCACCGCCCTGGTCGACCGCGCTCGCCACAGCGACGCCGACGAGCACAGCACGCTCGGCGCGTGGTGGTCGGAAGCCCGCTGCGCTCGGCACTTCGGGGACCTCATCAAGCCCGATGCCTACGGCCGATGGGCCAGCGCCGGTGGAGAGATCGAGTTCTTCCTCGAGTACGACTTCGGCACCGAGGTCCTGGCCAAGCTTGCCGGGAAACTGGTCGGCTACGCCGCGCTCGCCGAGGCCACCGGAATCACCACGCCGCTGCTGGTGTGGCTACCGACCTCGCGGCGCGAGGCCACCGCCCGCCGGCTGCTGGCTCGCGCCTGGCGCGAACTCGACGATCCGCGCTCGGTCCCGGTGGCCACCGCGGGGGCCGAGCTGCTCAACCCCGAAGCCGCGCACCCCAGCCCAGCCGACGAGGTCTGGCTACCCCTGGACACCACCACCGGCAGCGCGGGGAGCGCCCGGCGCGAGTTGCACCGGTTGCTCGACGCCTGGCCGCACGTCGCGCCACCCAGCACCAGCAGCGCGGACGGCGAGTCGGCTCTCGGGCCGGACTCGACGCTGGCGCTGATGGCCCCGGCGCCCGCGCCGATGCCGCCAGCCCCCATCTCACGCGGACCGAGCACAGGCAGGCGGTGA
- a CDS encoding AAA family ATPase translates to MTALRKLRDAGVAALMYGPPGTGKTSVVEAAFGDLVTVQGDGDTTVADIVGEYTQTPDGKFVFVHGPLVRAMREGRTLFIDDATLIPPTVLAVVYPAMDGRRQIMIKANGGEVIDAAPGFYVVAGHNPGVHGAVLSDALASRFSVQIQVSTDYDLATQLKIDTRAVSVARNLSTRQTNGEVRWAPQLRELLAFQKIADVLGSDAAAGNLIGTAPEEDRDIVATAVKAAFGKTVAPLALGARI, encoded by the coding sequence GTGACCGCGCTGCGCAAGTTGCGCGACGCCGGGGTCGCCGCCCTGATGTACGGGCCACCCGGAACCGGGAAGACCTCGGTCGTCGAGGCCGCTTTCGGTGACCTGGTCACGGTTCAGGGTGACGGGGACACCACGGTCGCCGACATTGTGGGCGAGTACACCCAGACCCCGGACGGCAAATTCGTGTTCGTGCACGGTCCGCTGGTCCGCGCGATGCGCGAAGGCCGGACCCTGTTCATCGACGACGCCACGCTCATACCCCCGACCGTGCTCGCCGTGGTGTACCCCGCGATGGACGGCCGCCGCCAGATCATGATCAAGGCGAACGGCGGCGAGGTCATCGACGCCGCGCCCGGTTTCTACGTGGTGGCCGGACACAACCCCGGCGTGCACGGCGCGGTGCTGTCGGATGCGTTGGCGTCGCGGTTTTCCGTGCAGATCCAGGTGTCCACCGACTACGACCTCGCCACCCAACTCAAGATCGACACCCGCGCCGTGTCCGTGGCGCGCAACCTGTCCACCCGACAGACCAACGGCGAGGTCCGGTGGGCACCGCAACTCCGCGAACTGCTGGCATTTCAGAAGATCGCCGACGTGTTGGGCAGCGACGCCGCCGCTGGAAACCTGATCGGCACCGCCCCGGAAGAGGACCGCGACATCGTGGCCACCGCCGTCAAGGCGGCCTTCGGCAAAACCGTTGCCCCGCTGGCACTCGGTGCCCGTATCTGA
- a CDS encoding pilin: MYSASAGRRRATLRRKLVVLIGVLVVALFVPASAAHADTVVVALAGSVDQVLTNIRNWVMGVLAGLATVFLSIGGVRRVMGGGDPGEQEKAKECFKAAAIGYGLAALAPLVVTVLQGIVGA, encoded by the coding sequence ATGTATTCCGCGTCAGCGGGCCGCCGCCGGGCCACCCTCCGGCGCAAGCTCGTCGTGCTGATCGGCGTGCTTGTGGTCGCGCTGTTCGTGCCCGCCTCGGCCGCGCACGCGGACACCGTCGTGGTCGCCCTGGCCGGATCTGTTGATCAGGTTCTGACCAACATCCGCAACTGGGTGATGGGCGTGCTCGCCGGTTTGGCGACCGTCTTCCTGTCCATCGGCGGAGTCCGCCGGGTGATGGGCGGCGGCGATCCCGGCGAGCAGGAGAAGGCCAAGGAGTGCTTCAAGGCCGCCGCGATCGGCTACGGCCTGGCCGCCCTTGCACCCCTGGTCGTCACCGTGCTCCAGGGCATCGTGGGGGCCTGA
- a CDS encoding PrgI family protein, whose amino-acid sequence MADKVIGPLTARQLAILAVTGLVLYAGWTTTRAVVPLPVFLAPAIPIGVSAAVIALGQRDGISMDRLLVAAIRQRMGPRHRVAAPEGVRPAPEWLTSQTAATSASRAAGKGKSAKAKSKAPVPEQISPSALRLPAEAVTDTGVVDLGTDGLAVVAVASTVNFALRTPSEQESLVASFGRYLHSLTAPVQVLVRTERLDLSGQIAELRARAGGLPHPALEAAAIEHADYLVQLGEQTDLLRRQVLLILREPMGAARPTDGLGGPGPLAVLSSLTRGKRRANAENTQASAGARRAAESRLVRRLSEAMELLAPAGIVVTPLDAGQATAVLASACNPDTLLPPSAALAGADEVITTVGGTDLDDGDLAEDRAFWQGDGRAAVDQGEYGPDDGEVDDWDYEDEDDDYPERGRL is encoded by the coding sequence ATGGCCGACAAAGTGATCGGCCCGTTGACCGCCCGCCAACTAGCGATCCTCGCGGTGACCGGTCTCGTGCTCTACGCCGGGTGGACCACCACTCGCGCGGTTGTGCCGCTTCCGGTGTTCCTCGCGCCGGCTATCCCGATCGGGGTGAGCGCGGCCGTCATCGCGCTCGGTCAGCGCGATGGGATCTCGATGGACCGCCTGCTGGTCGCCGCGATCCGGCAACGCATGGGACCGCGCCACCGGGTCGCCGCCCCCGAAGGCGTTCGCCCCGCGCCGGAATGGCTGACCAGCCAGACCGCCGCCACGAGTGCGAGCCGGGCCGCTGGCAAGGGCAAGTCGGCCAAGGCCAAGAGCAAGGCACCGGTGCCCGAGCAGATTTCGCCGTCGGCGTTGCGGCTGCCCGCCGAGGCGGTCACCGACACCGGCGTGGTCGACCTGGGCACCGATGGCCTGGCCGTCGTCGCGGTCGCCTCGACGGTGAACTTCGCGCTGCGGACACCGTCCGAGCAGGAGTCCCTGGTCGCGTCCTTCGGCCGCTACCTGCACAGCCTGACCGCGCCCGTGCAGGTGCTGGTGCGCACCGAACGACTCGACCTGTCCGGCCAGATCGCCGAGCTGCGGGCGCGCGCGGGCGGGTTGCCGCACCCGGCGCTGGAGGCCGCCGCCATCGAGCACGCCGACTACCTGGTGCAGCTCGGCGAGCAGACCGACCTGCTGCGCCGTCAGGTGTTGCTGATCCTGCGCGAGCCGATGGGCGCCGCCCGGCCGACCGATGGGCTCGGCGGCCCCGGCCCGCTGGCGGTGTTGTCCTCGCTGACCCGCGGCAAACGCCGCGCGAATGCCGAGAACACACAGGCGAGCGCCGGGGCACGGCGGGCGGCGGAGTCACGGCTGGTGCGCCGCCTCAGTGAAGCGATGGAGCTGCTCGCGCCCGCCGGGATCGTGGTCACCCCGCTGGACGCCGGGCAGGCCACCGCCGTGCTCGCCTCGGCGTGCAACCCCGACACCCTGCTGCCGCCCTCGGCGGCCCTGGCCGGTGCCGACGAGGTCATCACCACCGTCGGCGGCACCGACCTGGACGACGGCGACCTCGCCGAGGACCGCGCGTTCTGGCAGGGCGACGGCCGTGCCGCGGTCGACCAAGGCGAGTACGGCCCGGACGACGGCGAGGTCGACGACTGGGACTACGAGGACGAAGACGACGACTACCCGGAGAGGGGGCGGTTGTGA
- a CDS encoding helicase HerA domain-containing protein, translating into MLSWIPAALNHPELSHALAAHEIARTGLTNGWLGDYLRDPGGALLRLLGHLRDWAVTWGPFVGPVLAVGIAGFVVGRRRWARRCHARLVADARQVAVLAPPTVDPAGGAALWSNLVGLLRPAWRRWFTGQPHVACEYTFSEAGVGIRLWVPGVIPPGLVERAIEAAWPGSHTRVGTADPPLRPPGDGQRRLVVGGELRLARSEALPIRTDFDADPLRALIGAPVGLGRDEYACVQILARPVTGRRVAKARRSARRVHTGGSARVVGRLLDLVTPGVKSGPARRTAKSGALHSDPQTSLEYAAQNRAIVGKQRGSQYETVIRYAVATLLPADATETEVRQARDVARGRAHALAASFASYTEHNHYTRHRVRDPGPVLADRRLGKGDLLSVAELAALAHLPTDEAIPGVQRAGARAISPPPGIATPGPEAKPIGVTDTGHERPVALRVPDARHHLHVIGATGSGKSTLLGNMILADAEAGRGIVLIDPKGDLVTDMLSRLPRSVADRVVIFDADSKSRPPCLNPLDGGETDLTVDNLVSVFRRVYSAFWGPRTDDVMRAACLTLRTQQGVATLADLPKLLADPAFRSRVTAGVTDPVLRGFWSWYEELTDSSRSQVISPLMNKLRAFLLRPFVRDAIAGGHSTVDMGEVLDGGICLVRIPKGSLGEETTRLVGSLVVARTWQATTARARTPQRQRRDASMVIDECHNFLNLPYPIEDMLAEARGFRVAMTLAHQHLGQLPRELREGMSTNARSKVFFNASPEDSRELSRHTAPRLSDHDLAHLGVYHAAVRLVLNGEEAQPFTMRTQPLPRAIPGRAREIRGIARRALRSRVPGATASASGSQAPTRPPQRPAGTSGQTRPTSGDRRGQSGVRARSADPRRQQS; encoded by the coding sequence ATGCTTTCCTGGATACCGGCTGCCCTCAACCACCCCGAGCTGTCCCATGCGCTGGCTGCTCACGAAATCGCGCGGACCGGCCTGACGAATGGGTGGCTCGGGGACTACCTGCGCGACCCCGGCGGTGCGCTGCTGCGGCTGCTGGGTCACCTGCGGGACTGGGCGGTCACCTGGGGGCCGTTTGTCGGCCCGGTGCTCGCGGTCGGCATCGCCGGGTTCGTGGTTGGCCGGCGCCGGTGGGCGCGGCGCTGCCACGCGAGGCTGGTCGCCGACGCCCGCCAGGTCGCCGTGCTCGCCCCGCCCACCGTCGATCCCGCGGGCGGCGCGGCCTTGTGGTCCAACCTCGTCGGGCTGCTGCGCCCGGCCTGGCGCCGCTGGTTCACCGGGCAGCCACATGTGGCGTGCGAGTACACGTTCTCCGAGGCGGGGGTCGGCATCCGGCTGTGGGTGCCCGGTGTGATCCCGCCCGGCCTGGTCGAGCGCGCCATCGAGGCCGCCTGGCCCGGCTCACACACGCGGGTCGGCACCGCCGACCCGCCCCTACGACCGCCCGGTGACGGGCAGCGGCGGCTGGTCGTCGGCGGCGAACTCCGTCTTGCCCGCTCTGAGGCGCTGCCGATCCGCACCGACTTCGACGCCGACCCGCTCCGCGCCCTGATCGGCGCCCCGGTTGGGCTCGGCCGCGACGAGTACGCCTGCGTGCAGATCCTCGCGCGCCCGGTCACCGGCCGCCGGGTCGCCAAAGCCCGGCGCTCCGCGCGGCGAGTGCACACCGGCGGCTCCGCCCGTGTCGTCGGCCGCCTGCTCGACCTGGTCACTCCCGGCGTGAAGTCCGGACCGGCCCGGCGCACGGCGAAGTCCGGGGCGCTGCACAGCGATCCGCAGACCTCGCTCGAGTACGCGGCGCAGAACCGCGCCATCGTCGGCAAACAGCGCGGCTCGCAGTACGAGACGGTCATCCGCTACGCCGTCGCTACCCTCCTCCCCGCCGACGCCACCGAGACCGAGGTTCGTCAGGCGCGGGATGTCGCCCGCGGCCGGGCACACGCGCTGGCCGCGAGCTTCGCCTCCTACACCGAGCACAACCACTACACCCGCCACCGCGTCCGCGACCCCGGCCCTGTGCTGGCCGACCGGCGTCTCGGCAAGGGTGACCTGCTGTCCGTGGCCGAACTGGCGGCGCTGGCGCACTTGCCGACCGACGAGGCGATCCCCGGCGTGCAGCGTGCCGGCGCCCGCGCGATCTCGCCGCCACCGGGCATCGCCACGCCCGGTCCCGAGGCCAAGCCGATCGGGGTCACCGACACCGGACACGAACGCCCCGTGGCGTTGCGTGTCCCGGACGCGCGGCATCACCTGCACGTCATCGGCGCGACCGGCTCCGGTAAGTCCACCTTGCTGGGCAACATGATCCTGGCCGACGCCGAGGCCGGGCGCGGGATCGTGCTGATCGACCCCAAGGGCGACCTCGTCACCGACATGCTCTCCCGCCTGCCTCGCTCGGTGGCCGATCGTGTCGTGATCTTCGACGCCGATTCGAAGTCCCGGCCGCCGTGCCTGAACCCGTTGGATGGCGGGGAAACCGATCTGACGGTCGACAACCTCGTCTCGGTGTTCCGGCGGGTCTACAGCGCGTTCTGGGGTCCGCGCACCGACGACGTGATGCGCGCCGCCTGTCTGACCCTGCGCACCCAGCAGGGCGTCGCCACCCTTGCCGATCTGCCCAAGTTGCTGGCCGATCCCGCGTTCCGGTCACGGGTCACCGCCGGGGTCACCGACCCGGTGCTGCGCGGGTTCTGGTCCTGGTACGAGGAACTCACCGATTCCTCCCGCAGTCAGGTCATCTCGCCCTTGATGAACAAGCTGCGCGCCTTCCTGTTGCGGCCGTTCGTGCGCGACGCCATCGCGGGCGGGCATTCCACAGTGGACATGGGTGAGGTGCTCGACGGCGGGATCTGTCTGGTGCGCATCCCGAAAGGTTCGCTCGGCGAGGAGACCACCCGGCTGGTCGGGTCGCTGGTGGTCGCCCGCACCTGGCAGGCCACCACCGCCCGCGCCCGCACGCCGCAACGCCAGCGGCGGGACGCGTCGATGGTGATCGACGAGTGTCACAACTTCCTCAATCTGCCGTATCCGATCGAGGACATGTTGGCCGAGGCGCGGGGCTTCCGCGTCGCGATGACGTTGGCGCACCAGCATCTCGGCCAGCTGCCCCGCGAGTTGCGGGAAGGCATGTCCACCAACGCTCGCAGCAAGGTCTTCTTCAACGCCTCCCCAGAGGACTCCCGCGAGCTGTCCCGCCATACCGCACCCCGACTGTCCGACCACGACCTGGCGCACCTCGGCGTCTACCACGCCGCCGTACGGCTCGTGCTCAACGGGGAAGAGGCGCAGCCGTTCACCATGCGCACCCAGCCGCTTCCTCGCGCGATTCCCGGCCGCGCACGAGAAATCCGCGGCATCGCCCGCCGTGCCTTGCGCAGCCGAGTTCCCGGTGCCACCGCGTCCGCGTCCGGTTCGCAGGCACCAACCCGGCCTCCGCAGCGGCCCGCCGGGACCTCGGGGCAGACGCGGCCGACCAGCGGCGATCGCCGAGGCCAGTCCGGCGTCCGGGCGCGCAGCGCCGATCCACGCCGCCAGCAGTCCTGA
- a CDS encoding NlpC/P60 family protein: MILKVGAIAIGVIIFIPTLIGNGVSAAISALFGSGNSKPSATALADIPADYLALYRAAAGECPGLDWSILAAIGKIESDHGRSPLPGVHSGENGYGAGGPMQFKSATFDGVLARHQIPPGGASPPSRYNPHDAIYAAAFMLCDDGVRRGDLRAAIFAYNHADWYVKQVLDQAKQYADAAATVGTGDCNAIQATNAVAVAAINYACGQRGLPYVWGGNGPDGGHAGFDCSGLTKAAYAAAGVTLPRTAQTQFNAGPHVPAGQPLLPGDLVFYGTPNNIHHVGLYIGGGSMVDAPDFGQVVKVQPYRYKGDDYAGATRPAGSVVA, translated from the coding sequence ATGATCCTGAAAGTCGGCGCCATCGCGATCGGCGTGATCATCTTCATCCCGACGTTGATCGGGAACGGAGTGTCAGCCGCGATCTCAGCCCTGTTCGGTAGTGGAAACAGCAAGCCCAGCGCGACCGCGCTGGCCGACATCCCCGCCGACTACCTCGCGCTGTACCGCGCGGCGGCCGGAGAGTGCCCAGGGCTGGACTGGTCGATCCTCGCCGCCATCGGCAAAATCGAAAGTGATCACGGTCGCTCACCCCTGCCCGGCGTCCACAGCGGCGAAAACGGCTATGGGGCAGGGGGGCCGATGCAGTTCAAGTCCGCCACCTTCGACGGAGTGCTTGCCCGCCACCAGATCCCTCCAGGCGGTGCCAGCCCACCCTCGCGTTACAATCCACACGACGCCATCTACGCCGCCGCCTTCATGCTCTGCGACGACGGAGTGCGGCGGGGTGATCTGCGGGCAGCGATCTTCGCCTACAACCACGCCGACTGGTACGTCAAACAGGTCCTCGACCAAGCCAAGCAATACGCCGACGCCGCCGCGACGGTCGGCACAGGAGACTGCAACGCCATCCAGGCCACCAACGCGGTCGCGGTGGCGGCGATCAACTACGCCTGCGGGCAGAGAGGACTTCCGTATGTCTGGGGCGGTAATGGGCCTGATGGCGGGCACGCGGGTTTCGACTGTTCGGGGTTGACCAAGGCGGCCTATGCCGCCGCAGGAGTGACCCTGCCGCGCACCGCACAGACCCAGTTCAATGCTGGTCCCCACGTTCCGGCCGGGCAGCCACTGTTGCCGGGTGACCTCGTTTTCTACGGCACACCAAACAACATCCACCACGTAGGTCTCTACATTGGTGGAGGTTCCATGGTGGACGCGCCGGACTTCGGCCAGGTTGTGAAGGTGCAACCCTACCGGTACAAGGGAGATGACTACGCAGGTGCTACGCGTCCCGCCGGTTCTGTTGTGGCGTAA
- a CDS encoding vWA domain-containing protein: MTAHMIADPAATASAVFPAAPGWDALSAALTAEVPAIADRDDLLVTIAPGAGQGAPACFLPATAMIEVDGTHLHPVDPATAKPHRMSDRKRYAPTWGALTHECAHSKHTKWLAAVPNDADPGAVDAALLLEEPRIERAQIHRRPDDRHWLRACVKTIVTGGMKLDAPAFAPKMTPRDAAHTAALFLGRTDGGILTRTETAPVARAVEDVLGAEKLGKLRAVWRQAFRTADDDTAAMIELGRQWCEIIGPDPDTTPPHLADPSATPDPSGTPSPSPLADAIGKALGKVARAVARAKLPEDPAEIAARKKAAVDAAEKKADDAARTVFTVGGPRDGRTETIGTRPPTTGERTAARVLGRALTTAGVRDRVATKTTSPIPPGRLRMRGALAREAQLAAGAMPTAEPFTRTTRTTVPTPPLRLGIACDVSGSMGSFAKPVASTAWILANAATQSPVPADTATVIFGHHVRPITRPGKAPAAVTDFATRDNWEAIDTAIDALDGALGLSRPGAARLLVIVSDGKFRDTPRRNGQQLLDRLRATGCAVLWIAPDVPGRKPMTGATVHVMTDPTTTAQAIGRAATAALRAAH, encoded by the coding sequence ATGACCGCGCACATGATCGCCGACCCCGCCGCCACCGCCTCGGCCGTGTTCCCCGCCGCCCCCGGATGGGACGCGCTGTCGGCCGCGCTGACCGCCGAAGTCCCGGCGATCGCCGACCGCGACGACCTGCTGGTCACCATCGCGCCCGGTGCCGGACAGGGTGCCCCGGCGTGTTTCCTGCCCGCCACCGCCATGATCGAAGTCGACGGTACGCACCTGCACCCGGTCGACCCCGCCACCGCCAAACCGCACCGGATGAGCGACCGGAAACGCTACGCCCCCACATGGGGCGCGCTGACCCACGAGTGCGCGCACAGCAAGCACACCAAATGGCTCGCCGCCGTGCCCAACGACGCCGACCCCGGCGCGGTGGACGCCGCCCTGCTGCTGGAAGAGCCCCGGATCGAACGGGCGCAGATCCACCGCCGCCCCGACGACCGCCACTGGTTGCGCGCGTGCGTGAAAACCATCGTCACGGGCGGCATGAAACTCGACGCCCCCGCCTTCGCCCCGAAAATGACCCCGCGCGACGCCGCCCACACCGCCGCCCTGTTCCTGGGACGCACCGACGGCGGCATCCTCACCCGCACCGAAACCGCGCCCGTCGCGCGCGCCGTGGAAGACGTGCTCGGCGCGGAGAAACTCGGGAAGCTACGCGCGGTGTGGCGTCAGGCGTTCCGCACCGCCGACGACGACACCGCCGCCATGATCGAACTTGGCCGCCAGTGGTGCGAGATCATCGGACCCGACCCCGACACCACACCGCCGCACCTCGCCGACCCGTCGGCCACCCCCGACCCGTCCGGCACCCCGTCGCCGTCCCCGTTGGCGGACGCGATCGGCAAAGCACTGGGCAAGGTGGCGCGCGCGGTGGCGCGGGCGAAGCTGCCCGAGGACCCTGCCGAGATCGCCGCCCGCAAGAAGGCCGCCGTCGACGCCGCCGAGAAGAAGGCCGATGACGCCGCCCGCACCGTGTTCACGGTCGGTGGTCCCCGTGACGGGCGTACCGAAACGATCGGCACGCGCCCGCCGACCACGGGCGAACGCACCGCCGCGCGGGTGCTCGGGCGCGCGTTGACCACCGCCGGGGTGCGTGACCGGGTGGCGACGAAGACGACCTCGCCGATTCCGCCCGGACGCCTGCGGATGCGCGGTGCGCTGGCACGCGAGGCGCAACTTGCCGCCGGGGCGATGCCGACCGCCGAGCCGTTCACCCGCACCACCCGCACCACGGTCCCGACCCCGCCGCTCCGGCTGGGCATCGCGTGCGACGTGTCCGGTTCCATGGGCAGCTTTGCGAAACCGGTCGCCTCGACCGCGTGGATTCTGGCCAACGCCGCCACGCAGAGTCCGGTGCCCGCCGACACCGCCACCGTGATCTTCGGGCACCACGTCCGCCCGATCACCCGCCCCGGCAAGGCCCCCGCCGCCGTGACCGACTTCGCCACCCGCGACAACTGGGAAGCCATCGACACCGCGATCGACGCCCTCGACGGCGCGCTCGGCCTGTCCCGCCCCGGTGCCGCGCGGTTGCTGGTCATCGTGTCCGACGGGAAGTTCCGCGACACGCCCCGCCGCAACGGGCAGCAGCTTCTCGACCGGTTGCGCGCCACCGGTTGCGCCGTGTTGTGGATCGCCCCGGACGTCCCTGGGCGCAAGCCGATGACCGGGGCGACCGTGCACGTGATGACCGACCCCACCACCACCGCGCAGGCCATTGGCCGCGCCGCCACCGCCGCCCTGCGCGCCGCCCACTGA
- a CDS encoding VirB4 family type IV secretion system protein — protein sequence MTTRTRRGQRRPSTRPAAHHRAAAFTPDALSVGARHLEVGNEWVSSFAVTGFPREVHPGWLAPLLTYPGRLDVALHVEPIDPATAAARLKKQLAKLESGRRHTAEHGRLYDPQVEAATEDAYDLSSRVARGEGKLFRVGLYLTIHAPSERALADEVAALRSLAASLLLDAKHTTYRSLQGWVSTLPMGLDLIGMRRTFDTSALSAAFPFTSPDLPAADPTSVAAPSGVLYGYNVGSQGLVHWDRFGEGMHNHNSVILGRSGAGKSYLVKLELLRSLYRGIEIAVVDPEDEYARLAAAVGGTYVHLGATGVRLNPFDLPIHTRADGRRTAPKDALVRRSLFLHTVIAVLVGSELEAAERAALDRGIAATYQSVGITADARTWSRPSPTLRTLRDQLATAGQAGDRAAVELAARLHPFVEGAFKQLFDGPTTTNPEGHLVVFSLRDVPDELKAIGTLLTLDAVWRRVSNPAIRRPRLVVVDEAWLLMKEKSGAEFLFRMAKASRKHWAGLTVATQDTADVLGNDLGKAVVANAATQVLLRQASQAIDEITQTFDLSAGERQFLLSADRGQGLLSAGTQRVAFQSIASPTEHYLVTSNPAELAGYAADVDPGESDAEEQSFVDLGFASEQAYAAQGDEFGSFGADDDIELDAA from the coding sequence ATGACCACCCGAACGCGGCGCGGCCAGCGCCGTCCCAGCACTCGGCCCGCCGCGCACCACCGGGCAGCCGCGTTCACGCCGGACGCCCTGTCTGTCGGCGCCCGGCATCTCGAGGTCGGCAACGAGTGGGTGTCCAGCTTCGCTGTGACGGGGTTCCCGCGTGAGGTGCACCCCGGCTGGCTCGCGCCCTTGTTGACCTACCCCGGCAGGTTGGACGTCGCGCTGCATGTCGAGCCGATCGACCCGGCCACCGCCGCCGCCAGGTTGAAGAAGCAGCTCGCCAAACTCGAGAGCGGTCGGCGGCACACCGCCGAGCACGGCCGCCTGTATGACCCGCAGGTCGAAGCCGCCACTGAAGACGCCTATGACCTGTCCTCCCGCGTGGCGCGCGGCGAAGGCAAGCTGTTCCGCGTCGGGCTGTACCTCACCATCCACGCCCCGTCCGAGCGGGCGCTGGCCGACGAGGTGGCGGCGTTGCGCTCGCTGGCGGCGAGCCTGCTGCTGGATGCCAAGCACACCACCTACCGGTCACTGCAGGGCTGGGTGTCGACCCTGCCGATGGGCCTCGATCTGATCGGGATGCGCCGCACCTTCGACACGAGTGCGCTCTCGGCGGCGTTCCCGTTCACCTCGCCGGACCTGCCCGCGGCGGACCCGACCTCGGTGGCCGCGCCGTCTGGTGTGCTCTACGGCTACAACGTCGGATCGCAGGGGCTGGTGCACTGGGACCGGTTCGGCGAGGGGATGCACAACCACAACAGCGTGATTCTCGGGCGTAGCGGCGCGGGCAAGTCCTACCTGGTCAAGCTCGAACTCTTGCGCAGCCTGTACCGGGGAATCGAGATCGCGGTCGTCGACCCGGAGGACGAGTACGCACGCCTGGCCGCCGCCGTGGGCGGCACCTACGTCCATCTCGGTGCCACGGGCGTCCGGCTCAACCCGTTCGACTTGCCCATCCACACCCGCGCCGACGGCCGCCGGACCGCACCGAAAGACGCCCTCGTGCGGCGGTCGTTGTTCCTGCACACCGTCATCGCGGTGCTCGTCGGCAGTGAGTTGGAAGCCGCCGAGCGGGCCGCGCTGGACCGGGGTATCGCCGCGACGTACCAGTCGGTGGGGATCACCGCCGACGCCCGCACGTGGAGCCGGCCCTCACCGACCTTGCGGACCTTGCGCGACCAGCTGGCCACCGCGGGCCAGGCCGGCGACCGGGCCGCCGTCGAGCTCGCCGCACGGTTGCACCCGTTCGTCGAGGGCGCGTTCAAGCAGCTGTTCGACGGCCCGACGACCACCAATCCCGAAGGTCACTTGGTGGTGTTCAGCCTGCGGGACGTTCCCGACGAGCTGAAAGCCATCGGCACGCTGCTCACCCTGGATGCGGTGTGGCGGCGGGTGTCCAATCCCGCGATTCGCCGCCCGCGCCTGGTGGTCGTGGACGAGGCGTGGCTGCTGATGAAAGAGAAGTCGGGCGCGGAGTTCCTGTTCCGCATGGCCAAAGCCTCCCGGAAACACTGGGCGGGCTTGACGGTCGCGACCCAGGACACCGCCGATGTGCTCGGTAACGATCTCGGCAAAGCCGTGGTGGCCAACGCAGCGACCCAAGTGTTGCTGCGGCAGGCGTCGCAGGCCATCGACGAGATCACCCAGACCTTCGACCTGTCGGCCGGGGAACGGCAATTCCTGCTGTCGGCGGACCGAGGTCAGGGATTGCTGTCGGCGGGCACCCAGCGCGTCGCGTTCCAAAGTATTGCCTCGCCCACGGAGCACTACCTCGTCACGAGTAATCCGGCCGAACTCGCCGGGTACGCCGCGGACGTCGACCCCGGCGAGTCCGACGCCGAGGAGCAGTCCTTCGTGGATTTGGGCTTTGCCAGCGAGCAAGCGTATGCGGCCCAGGGCGATGAGTTCGGTTCGTTCGGTGCTGATGACGACATCGAACTCGACGCAGCCTGA